The following are from one region of the Nostoc cf. commune SO-36 genome:
- a CDS encoding BsuBI/PstI family type II restriction endonuclease — protein MRSQTWSASAQKCRKVSKLDSNLRRQTVIVPSGSRALVASHNSSLEFTSLAKLLSGNLLAEVDLHRAVVSLKLKQAKKGAMGQFLTPASVAQLMAEMFNRLDLPEISLLDAGAGIGSLLAAFVEKVCQQRKPTSSLRVVAYEIDPFLIGYLQQTLELCKRKCENIGISFNYEIRETDFIEDAVRLQKLGLLNSAMPTAVNYATEFTHAILNPPYLKINANSKVRELLRSIGLETSNLYTGFMAATAQLLKPSGEFVAITPRSFCNGPYFRDFRKMFLEMMALEQVHLFESRQEAFSDDDVLQETIIIQATKQRQKYRSVIVNTSSGANDDLIMSHSVPYTALVHPNDLDQFIHIIPDNISQQIVQRMALLSCTLSDLGLTISTGRVIDFRAKEYLRANPENNTVPLIYPVNLSNGYVEYPKITKKPQAIVNIEETTNLLIPNEHYVLCKRFSSKEEKRRVVAVVYNANQFNYGYVGFENHLNYFHKDGRGLSLTLARGLAIYLNSTLVDAFFRLFNGHTQVNATDLRKLKYPNLSQLLSLGTGFQEQFPSLREIDELIENKLMSMSNLSENNPIATKSRIDEALQILTQLGFPRAQLNERSALTLLALLDLKPTDSWQLATFPLMGITPMMNFMAQHYGKTYKPNTRETVRRQTVHQFLDAALIVANPDDLSRPINSPKTVYQIENSALELLRSYGTDEWQNSICTYLASVETLKKQYAQEREISRIPIIINGEIKTLSPGGQNILIEKIINDFAPRFTPGGKLIYIGDTDEKFAHFDETALTDLGVNIDSHGKMPDVIIHFTTNNWLVLIEAVTSHGPINPKRKKELEVLFRDVQIPLVMVTTFLSRKAMVGYLADIAWETDVWVADDSTHLIHFNGEYLLQAYQIEVAEQESDHT, from the coding sequence AAAAAGGAGCGATGGGTCAGTTTCTGACCCCCGCCTCAGTAGCTCAATTAATGGCTGAGATGTTTAATCGGCTGGATTTGCCTGAAATATCCTTGCTTGATGCTGGAGCCGGAATCGGTTCATTACTTGCGGCTTTTGTGGAAAAAGTATGTCAGCAGCGAAAACCCACATCAAGTTTGCGCGTTGTAGCTTATGAAATAGACCCTTTTCTAATTGGATATTTGCAGCAGACTCTAGAACTATGTAAGAGGAAATGTGAAAATATTGGTATTTCCTTCAATTACGAAATTCGTGAGACTGATTTTATTGAAGATGCAGTCAGGCTGCAAAAGCTTGGTTTATTGAATAGTGCGATGCCTACGGCGGTAAACTACGCAACAGAATTTACTCATGCTATTCTTAACCCGCCTTATTTGAAAATAAATGCTAATTCTAAGGTGCGCGAATTGCTGCGTTCCATCGGTTTAGAAACTAGCAATCTTTATACTGGTTTTATGGCTGCTACAGCGCAACTTCTAAAACCAAGTGGGGAGTTTGTAGCGATTACCCCGCGCAGTTTTTGCAATGGGCCATATTTTCGTGACTTCCGCAAGATGTTTTTAGAGATGATGGCTTTAGAGCAAGTACATCTTTTTGAATCGCGGCAAGAAGCATTTAGCGATGATGATGTTTTGCAAGAAACTATCATTATCCAAGCTACAAAACAAAGGCAAAAATATCGCAGCGTCATCGTAAATACTAGCTCTGGCGCTAATGATGACTTGATAATGTCACACTCTGTACCATATACAGCCCTAGTTCACCCTAATGATTTAGATCAGTTTATTCATATTATTCCAGACAATATTAGCCAGCAAATCGTTCAGAGAATGGCACTTTTAAGCTGTACATTGAGCGATTTAGGGCTAACAATCTCAACCGGAAGGGTAATAGATTTCCGAGCAAAAGAGTATTTAAGGGCAAATCCAGAAAACAATACTGTTCCATTAATTTATCCAGTGAATTTATCGAATGGATATGTAGAGTACCCAAAAATAACTAAAAAGCCTCAAGCGATAGTAAATATAGAAGAAACAACGAATCTTCTAATACCAAATGAGCATTACGTCTTATGTAAAAGATTTTCATCGAAAGAAGAAAAAAGGCGTGTTGTTGCGGTGGTTTATAATGCCAACCAATTTAATTATGGTTATGTTGGCTTTGAAAATCACTTGAATTACTTTCACAAAGATGGGCGTGGACTCAGCCTTACCTTAGCTCGTGGGCTTGCTATTTATCTCAATTCAACCCTAGTTGATGCTTTTTTTCGGTTGTTCAATGGGCATACTCAGGTCAATGCAACAGATTTGCGAAAATTAAAATACCCTAATTTGTCACAGCTATTGTCTTTAGGAACAGGATTTCAAGAGCAGTTTCCTTCTTTGCGGGAAATTGATGAACTTATTGAAAATAAGCTAATGAGTATGTCGAATCTGTCAGAGAATAATCCAATTGCTACTAAGTCTCGAATTGATGAAGCGCTGCAAATCTTGACACAATTGGGCTTTCCACGGGCACAGCTTAACGAACGTTCAGCTTTAACTCTCCTGGCGTTGCTTGACTTAAAACCGACAGACTCTTGGCAATTAGCCACTTTCCCTTTGATGGGAATTACCCCGATGATGAACTTTATGGCTCAACATTATGGCAAAACCTATAAGCCCAACACACGGGAAACAGTTCGCCGACAGACAGTACATCAATTTTTGGATGCAGCTTTAATAGTTGCTAATCCAGATGATTTAAGCCGCCCTATTAACAGTCCCAAAACCGTATATCAAATTGAAAATAGTGCGCTAGAACTATTAAGAAGCTACGGTACTGACGAATGGCAAAATAGTATTTGCACTTACCTTGCTTCAGTTGAAACTCTAAAAAAGCAATATGCTCAAGAACGCGAAATATCCCGTATTCCCATAATAATTAACGGAGAAATTAAAACTTTATCGCCAGGTGGCCAGAATATTCTAATTGAAAAAATTATTAATGATTTTGCCCCTCGTTTTACTCCTGGTGGAAAGCTTATTTATATTGGTGATACAGATGAAAAGTTTGCCCACTTCGATGAAACAGCATTGACAGATTTGGGCGTTAACATTGATTCTCACGGCAAAATGCCAGATGTGATTATTCACTTCACAACAAATAACTGGTTGGTGCTGATTGAAGCTGTAACCTCACACGGCCCCATTAATCCTAAACGGAAGAAAGAACTTGAAGTGTTATTCCGAGATGTCCAAATACCACTGGTGATGGTAACAACATTTCTCAGCCGTAAGGCAATGGTAGGATATCTGGCAGATATTGCTTGGGAAACAGATGTTTGGGTTGCTGATGATTCAACTCACCTGATTCATTTCAATGGTGAATATCTATTGCAGGCTTACCAAATTGAAGTCGCTGAACAGGAAAGCGACCATACTTGA
- a CDS encoding tetratricopeptide repeat protein, producing MPDSLPLSDRYLALIDEIVETTLKGKISSVEQVYQMLLKGITSGTGEVFELALSDRLNALQNQVDSQKDELKKAKATRSLRAIKTIQSQWQRWQEQNKATEAIVFAASEITTATAEERLAAFIRVTDPNQKYPLNLKQLKQLSKALLQFAQVDSDLQQFSEGITRGLASWQRLQDNLLSWMYEQKESLGFGGVPGERGPWASWAKQLNSELPKALLRTLAREESAIEFAQQQRGITLRDWVEMALILQFLQRGLINWFDQQAYDVKAGPKLSISTFLTFAVIWSQLASGFGSISTVYRDACSQIMLQILRTFAQRPYFPFYGGIFASFTGTYLRDALDYLDEPLRRGEGTQEKARILTLLGYSQRALGQYQRSIDFHQQALEIARNAGDRTCEIANLNHLSRTYVQQQNYAEAISNSQRGLILSRQAGDRTGEANALVNLGYSEVMQAQELENLEPETYQAAINYLEQGLKLSEKLGDIQSKALCVSSLGIAYLVIGEHQSAIKYLEDGFKTAQLSGDLYLQGRNLAYLAEAYYHLQNSEKTVYTGCLGMYLLEQIASREWRQPAGLLTILQGQIGAEAFQKLLQQHRPKIIAVIGVDGYDHIPQLLEEYKQDM from the coding sequence GTGCCAGACTCTCTGCCATTAAGCGATCGCTATCTTGCCTTAATCGATGAAATTGTTGAAACCACCCTCAAGGGCAAAATTAGCTCTGTAGAACAGGTGTATCAAATGCTGCTGAAAGGAATTACTTCCGGTACAGGGGAAGTATTTGAGCTAGCTTTGAGCGATCGCCTGAATGCCCTCCAAAACCAAGTAGATAGCCAAAAAGACGAACTCAAAAAAGCCAAGGCGACTCGGAGCTTGAGAGCCATTAAAACCATTCAAAGTCAATGGCAACGCTGGCAAGAGCAAAACAAAGCCACAGAAGCGATTGTCTTCGCAGCTTCAGAAATTACCACAGCCACTGCTGAGGAGCGTCTGGCGGCATTTATCCGGGTTACTGACCCCAATCAGAAGTATCCGCTAAATTTAAAACAGCTAAAGCAGTTATCAAAAGCATTGCTGCAATTTGCTCAGGTAGATTCTGATTTACAACAATTTTCCGAAGGTATTACCCGTGGTTTAGCTTCTTGGCAGCGATTACAAGACAACTTGCTCAGTTGGATGTACGAGCAAAAAGAATCTCTAGGATTTGGCGGCGTACCAGGAGAACGTGGCCCTTGGGCAAGTTGGGCGAAACAACTCAATAGTGAGTTACCCAAAGCACTGCTTCGCACCTTAGCTAGGGAAGAATCGGCAATTGAGTTTGCCCAACAACAACGGGGCATCACCCTTAGAGATTGGGTGGAAATGGCATTGATTTTACAGTTCTTGCAACGGGGATTAATTAACTGGTTTGACCAACAAGCTTACGATGTTAAAGCCGGGCCAAAGTTGTCCATTTCCACTTTCTTGACCTTTGCAGTGATTTGGAGTCAGTTAGCAAGTGGTTTTGGCAGCATTAGCACAGTATACAGGGATGCCTGTTCTCAAATCATGCTCCAGATTTTGCGAACCTTTGCCCAGCGTCCGTATTTTCCCTTTTACGGCGGGATTTTCGCCTCTTTTACTGGTACTTATTTACGAGATGCCTTAGATTATTTGGATGAACCGCTACGACGAGGCGAGGGAACCCAAGAAAAGGCGCGTATTTTGACACTTTTAGGCTATTCTCAGCGTGCTTTGGGACAATACCAGCGCTCTATTGATTTTCATCAGCAGGCGCTAGAGATAGCTAGGAATGCAGGCGATCGCACCTGTGAAATTGCCAATCTCAACCACCTCAGCCGTACTTACGTGCAACAGCAAAATTATGCTGAGGCAATTAGCAACAGTCAACGAGGATTAATATTGAGTCGGCAAGCAGGCGATCGCACCGGAGAAGCAAACGCGCTGGTAAATTTAGGTTACAGCGAAGTCATGCAAGCTCAGGAACTAGAAAACCTAGAACCAGAAACATACCAAGCTGCAATTAACTATTTGGAACAAGGTTTAAAATTATCAGAAAAATTAGGCGATATTCAAAGTAAAGCCTTATGTGTCAGCAGCTTAGGAATTGCCTATCTAGTAATTGGAGAACACCAAAGTGCAATTAAATATCTTGAAGATGGTTTTAAAACAGCGCAACTTTCTGGTGATTTGTATCTCCAAGGGCGGAACTTAGCTTATTTAGCGGAAGCTTATTATCATCTACAAAATTCCGAAAAAACTGTTTATACTGGCTGCTTGGGAATGTATCTTTTGGAGCAAATTGCTTCTCGTGAATGGCGACAACCAGCAGGGTTGTTAACAATTTTACAAGGACAAATAGGGGCAGAAGCTTTCCAAAAATTATTACAGCAACATCGCCCGAAAATTATTGCAGTTATCGGTGTAGATGGATATGATCACATTCCGCAATTGTTAGAAGAATATAAACAAGATATGTAA